A DNA window from Daucus carota subsp. sativus chromosome 3, DH1 v3.0, whole genome shotgun sequence contains the following coding sequences:
- the LOC135151491 gene encoding uncharacterized protein LOC135151491, protein METIKTKESSVGLNYPMLTRSNYTTWSLKMKVFMKAQGVWGAIEQKDPKVAVDERTVQMALAAIYQGVPEDILLTIADKETAKEAWEAIKTMCMGVERVKEAKVQTLKGEFESLVMKESEKIDDFCMKLSGIVTNIRVLGETLEESSVVRKILRAVPDKFLQIASNIEQFGDMKAMTIEEVVGRLKAHEERMKGKCESGGEQLLLTQKWKTRGQGGAHGRNGGRDKNKIKCYNCNIFGHYASECNKPPRDREQRQEANLTQMEDDEPALL, encoded by the coding sequence ATGGAAAcaatcaaaacaaaagaaaGTTCTGTGGGTTTAAACTACCCGATGCTTACCAGAAGTAACTACACAACATGGTCCCTCAAAATGAAAGTGTTTATGAAGGCGCAAGGAGTTTGGGGAGCAATCGAACAAAAGGATCCTAAAGTAGCCGTGGATGAAAGAACGGTGCAGATGGCTCTTGCAGCGATATATCAAGGTGTGCCAGAGGATATATTGCTGACCATTGCTGACAAAGAAACTGCTAAGGAAGCTTGGGAGGCAATTAAAACAATGTGCATGGGAGTGGAACGTGTAAAGGAGGCAAAGGTGCAAACATTGAAGGGAGAATTCGAGTCTCTTGTGATGAAGGAATCAGAAAAAATAGATGATTTTTGTATGAAGCTGAGCGGCATTGTGACCAATATCCGGGTACTTGGAGAAACGCTGGAAGAATCGAGTGTGGTAAGGAAAATATTACGTGCTGTTCCTGACAAGTTCCTTCAAATAGCTTCAAATATCGAGCAATTTGGAGATATGAAAGCTATGACAATTGAAGAAGTAGTGGGTCGACTTAAGGCTCATGAAGAAAGAATGAAAGGCAAGTGTGAGAGTGGAGGAGAACAACTTCTTCTGACTCAGAAATGGAAGACAAGAGGTCAAGGAGGAGCACATGGCAGAAATGGTGGACgtgacaaaaataaaattaagtgttATAATTGCAACATCTTTGGACACTACGCTTCAGAATGTAATAAACCACCACGAGACAGGGAGCAGAGACAAGAAGCTAACCTCACACAGATGGAGGATGATGAGCCAGCTTTGTTATAA